The Nostoc flagelliforme CCNUN1 genome includes a region encoding these proteins:
- a CDS encoding VOC family protein, translating to MKDFELLGINHLALVCKDIAQTLDFYGNTLGLSLIKVIQMPGGGKHFFFDIGNGDALAFFWSPRTPEGIPGISSVRPDGLKTGNIATAHGSMNHVAFNIPLEKVEDYRTKLVEKGVEVTPILHHADVETGYVPELDENTFISSFYFFDPNGILLEFAANVRPLGDPAQDLQHKLI from the coding sequence ATGAAAGATTTTGAACTTCTGGGTATAAATCACCTTGCACTGGTTTGCAAAGACATAGCACAAACTCTAGATTTCTACGGCAACACCCTTGGACTTTCTTTGATCAAAGTTATCCAGATGCCAGGCGGCGGAAAGCACTTTTTTTTTGATATTGGAAATGGCGATGCTTTGGCTTTCTTCTGGTCTCCGCGAACACCAGAAGGGATACCAGGCATATCCTCTGTACGACCAGATGGACTCAAAACAGGGAATATTGCCACTGCACATGGCTCTATGAACCATGTGGCATTTAATATTCCTTTGGAAAAGGTGGAAGATTATAGAACCAAACTAGTTGAGAAGGGAGTTGAAGTGACACCAATTTTGCATCATGCAGATGTCGAAACTGGCTATGTACCTGAACTAGACGAAAATACTTTCATTTCCTCATTTTATTTTTTCGATCCGAATGGTATCTTACTAGAATTTGCTGCAAATGTGCGCCCATTGGGTGATCCAGCACAAGACCTCCAACATAAATTAATTTAA
- a CDS encoding chromosome partitioning protein ParA, with translation MTTFNFSIPRQTQHLWQTISSHWSHYNRPDKQRFLGSIQISQKATDQVLDVVGYNLSNLSTVTYNKLYERFDEPEHNWLKILTFALSEYAYYYSSVEEKFWYGFCQKLQLSCNQSLEKTLRRIVGDGFDLLGLVKAKGGYPYVSTLWLQSGIPQQNLNHFAHLVQEFSNEYGWWEIAHSSCEDISEELFDFCHEKHPQWTTLIHFLKSSCPQKENEEVEPISGQLLQGIAIIAVELERQGTLPEALKDDNEREKLLRNYYLPNNFFLRDWNSLIQVLTPKQRRFGNSRKIISRRQKPLSLVLDVTESLNMQLVLPEQSLWKKGWERLSGTFCQIPAAHWEGTIPNNPGLMIPEQVVNIKSGAELWEWQLLDHRKNCLNEWKLEGVASNLPCLIFDAGTGEHLNLDSANPSIRGAKEIIFFTPKGICLDFGNGIEIVDTCVPSSIRGWQGKQLTLTTKESSIVFIAFSDEEITTFPTISWKLSSQEQPSLRGLKLKGKKSVYLEIPTFWYPPIEGQISLNVYIENITHQKTIITTTEIIQPSDKWQAIPLDKWIIESGKYEARFWNQFHRWSYKFETQSNYQMASKPEIKNLLISSSSQGQVENLPIHNTSADTFWAEEIKMKGLLPLEIISLSLYDRQETVSSQSQADSLGNLHINLASFYNLLSPHSNWYALDFQRIGGETQRLIEMEVASLVISCTWDNQAVQISGLLPNELYSLSCWNLLLPENPPVEIKIYRFSSNEDMIAIPLKLQPGIYNIQILGSRKLRHNLGWWCNSNQNDLPDETLENEDLADYCYTILDNESVSDFVKSANKYDYDPYLLQTAIDSLKNLPCYLPEWLQINSLTEKLQAIVENLKVKLKSPPSTQKVTISKGADTVHVAAIQENWLLISLTNPKKRNFVFKQIEINIEKNHRQKGNLSIHLPKQPVYNDILVLKYKNINNINSYIPLEYIQQTQPLTSNEAQNILKA, from the coding sequence ATGACTACTTTTAACTTCTCTATACCAAGACAAACGCAACATCTTTGGCAAACAATTTCGTCACATTGGTCTCATTATAATCGTCCAGATAAACAGCGATTTTTGGGTAGCATTCAGATTAGTCAAAAAGCCACAGACCAAGTTTTAGATGTTGTAGGCTATAACTTGAGCAACCTAAGTACAGTTACTTATAATAAGTTATATGAAAGATTCGATGAACCTGAGCATAACTGGCTGAAAATTCTAACTTTTGCTCTATCTGAGTATGCATATTATTATTCAAGCGTTGAAGAAAAATTTTGGTATGGTTTTTGTCAAAAGTTACAACTTTCGTGTAATCAAAGCCTAGAGAAGACACTACGTCGGATTGTTGGTGATGGGTTTGACCTACTTGGTCTTGTCAAAGCTAAAGGAGGGTATCCCTATGTATCAACCTTATGGCTGCAAAGTGGTATTCCTCAACAAAACCTCAATCATTTTGCCCACTTAGTTCAGGAATTCTCAAATGAATATGGATGGTGGGAAATTGCCCATAGCTCATGTGAAGATATTTCTGAAGAACTGTTTGATTTTTGTCACGAAAAGCATCCTCAATGGACTACTCTAATTCATTTTCTTAAATCTAGTTGCCCGCAGAAAGAAAACGAGGAAGTTGAACCAATATCCGGGCAGTTACTTCAAGGTATTGCTATTATTGCTGTTGAACTTGAACGTCAAGGAACATTACCGGAAGCGCTGAAAGATGACAATGAGCGCGAAAAGCTGCTGAGAAACTATTACTTACCAAACAATTTTTTCTTGAGGGATTGGAACAGTCTAATTCAGGTTTTAACTCCTAAACAGCGTCGTTTTGGTAATAGCCGTAAAATAATTAGTCGTCGCCAAAAGCCTCTATCACTGGTTTTAGATGTTACTGAATCATTGAATATGCAGCTAGTGCTGCCAGAACAAAGCCTTTGGAAGAAAGGTTGGGAACGCTTAAGTGGTACTTTCTGCCAAATTCCAGCAGCACATTGGGAAGGTACTATTCCCAATAATCCAGGATTAATGATTCCCGAACAAGTTGTAAATATCAAAAGTGGGGCTGAACTATGGGAATGGCAACTCTTAGATCATCGAAAAAATTGCTTAAATGAGTGGAAGCTTGAGGGTGTAGCCAGCAATCTGCCTTGTCTAATATTCGATGCTGGGACAGGCGAACACTTAAATTTAGACTCTGCTAATCCTAGCATCAGGGGAGCCAAAGAAATTATTTTCTTTACTCCTAAAGGCATTTGTCTAGACTTTGGTAATGGTATTGAAATTGTAGATACTTGTGTACCATCTAGTATTAGAGGCTGGCAAGGTAAACAGCTGACACTGACAACGAAAGAATCATCAATTGTCTTCATAGCTTTCTCCGATGAAGAGATTACTACATTCCCAACGATTAGCTGGAAACTTTCTTCTCAGGAACAACCAAGCTTAAGAGGACTGAAGCTCAAGGGTAAAAAATCTGTTTATCTAGAAATTCCCACGTTCTGGTATCCGCCTATTGAGGGACAAATATCCTTAAATGTTTATATCGAAAATATCACCCATCAAAAAACAATTATTACTACAACTGAAATAATACAACCAAGCGATAAATGGCAAGCAATTCCTCTCGATAAATGGATTATTGAATCAGGGAAATATGAAGCCCGCTTTTGGAATCAATTTCATCGCTGGTCATATAAGTTTGAAACTCAGTCTAACTATCAGATGGCTAGCAAGCCAGAGATTAAAAATTTACTAATTAGTAGCAGTTCGCAAGGACAGGTAGAAAACTTACCTATTCATAATACTTCTGCTGATACCTTTTGGGCAGAAGAAATTAAAATGAAAGGTCTTTTACCTCTAGAAATTATCAGTTTATCTTTATATGATAGGCAGGAAACTGTATCTTCTCAGTCTCAAGCAGATTCATTGGGTAATTTACACATAAACTTGGCATCTTTCTATAATTTATTATCTCCTCATTCTAATTGGTATGCTTTAGATTTCCAGAGGATAGGTGGGGAAACACAACGTTTAATAGAAATGGAAGTTGCTTCCCTGGTAATTAGCTGCACTTGGGATAATCAAGCAGTTCAAATATCTGGTTTATTACCTAACGAACTCTATTCTCTTTCATGCTGGAATTTACTCTTACCTGAAAATCCGCCAGTAGAAATTAAAATTTACCGATTTTCGTCAAATGAAGATATGATTGCTATTCCGTTAAAATTGCAACCTGGAATTTATAACATTCAGATATTAGGCTCACGTAAACTACGACATAACCTTGGTTGGTGGTGTAATAGCAATCAAAATGATTTACCGGATGAAACTTTAGAAAATGAAGATTTGGCAGATTACTGCTACACCATTCTAGATAATGAATCTGTTAGTGATTTTGTGAAATCTGCCAATAAATATGACTATGACCCCTATTTATTACAAACAGCTATTGATAGCCTGAAAAACTTACCCTGCTATCTTCCAGAATGGTTGCAGATTAATTCTCTTACAGAGAAACTCCAAGCTATTGTTGAAAATCTAAAAGTCAAGCTGAAAAGTCCGCCAAGTACGCAAAAAGTAACAATATCAAAAGGAGCGGATACTGTTCATGTAGCAGCTATTCAAGAAAATTGGTTATTAATAAGTTTAACAAACCCTAAAAAACGTAATTTTGTTTTTAAACAAATAGAAATAAACATTGAAAAGAATCATCGACAGAAAGGAAATTTAAGTATTCATCTTCCTAAACAACCTGTTTACAATGATATTCTAGTATTGAAATACAAAAATATAAATAATATTAACAGCTATATACCTCTAGAATACATTCAACAAACTCAGCCTTTAACCTCCAATGAGGCTCAAAACATTTTAAAAGCATAA
- a CDS encoding two-partner secretion domain-containing protein, with product MKNKYYTFIRFVLVSTFVSCLTIFPSKAQITKDGTLPNNSVTKVQGNTITIEGGTQADNNLFHSFQNFSVSTGSIVFFNNSANIQNIISRVTGTSASNIDGLIRANGIANIFLINPNGIVFGQNARLDIGGSFLASTADSIKFADGFQFSAANPPNQPILTISVPSGLQFGSNLGVIQVQGTGRIIQDSDFRVPLDANKFSNGLQVKPDKTLALIGGDILLEGGILSTKNGRIELGSIAKGDTNIKQENNGWSFSYGKTSSFGNIKLSDNALVYVNSLKGEGNTINIQGREIRILNGSLIFSQNQQYKQNGGITVNASELLELKDSTQFSLSAIFTSNFGKTAGENIQISANKINMEGSQIATTTFSDASGGNIVVNNVDNLKIIGSDPSTVNPFGYGGINTFSYINHGVGGNIAGKIKTLILQDRANITTNSSSYGSAGDVKLSTENITLKNGGGLGSTTFNMGKGGNVFVNASNQIEIIGVSPSVGPSTIKAGTFGSGDAGVLEINTPRLSIREGAGVSTNTVSSGDGGSLTINAPDFIEVSGVNSNSNNPSFIDSSATILDESLRVRFSRVPPNPTGDAGKLTLKTGSLNVKDGAQVTVKNSGPGNAGTLNINADRISITNTGGITATTTVGEGGDIDIKSKLLQLRFGTISATAGQQGTNGNGGNIRIATDILSASNNSAITANAFLGRGGNIRIDAKGSFTSPDTQTTASSERGIDGTVQINFQNGNLNQTKAQPEYLAQQPQIVSVCQGHSGKGASTFVNSGTGGGDSKEQFYSNGGWQVNSISRSADNLDQTNSLVNKEPTSIVEAQGWIINANGEVVLTAQANPTTANNSLSTPSCSATVQK from the coding sequence ATGAAAAACAAATATTATACTTTTATAAGATTCGTTTTAGTATCAACATTTGTTTCTTGTTTAACTATCTTTCCATCTAAAGCTCAAATAACTAAAGATGGGACTTTGCCCAACAACAGTGTAACAAAAGTGCAAGGAAACACCATAACTATTGAAGGAGGTACTCAAGCAGATAACAACTTATTTCACAGCTTTCAAAATTTTTCTGTCTCGACTGGCAGCATTGTTTTCTTTAACAATTCTGCAAATATTCAAAACATTATTAGTCGGGTAACTGGTACATCAGCTTCTAATATCGATGGATTGATTCGTGCCAATGGCATAGCTAACATATTTCTGATCAATCCAAATGGAATAGTTTTCGGTCAAAATGCACGGTTAGATATTGGTGGCTCTTTTTTAGCCAGTACAGCGGATAGCATTAAATTTGCTGATGGCTTCCAGTTCAGCGCTGCAAATCCCCCTAATCAGCCAATATTGACTATTAGTGTACCTAGTGGTTTGCAGTTTGGGAGCAATCTTGGAGTGATTCAGGTACAGGGTACAGGTCGCATTATTCAAGATTCTGATTTTAGGGTACCTCTTGATGCCAATAAGTTTTCTAATGGCTTACAAGTGAAACCCGACAAAACTTTAGCTTTGATAGGAGGAGATATATTATTGGAGGGAGGAATTCTTAGTACGAAGAATGGAAGAATCGAATTAGGAAGCATCGCCAAAGGAGATACCAATATTAAGCAAGAAAATAATGGATGGTCATTTAGCTATGGCAAAACTTCAAGTTTTGGAAATATAAAATTATCAGATAATGCCTTGGTTTATGTTAATAGTCTTAAAGGCGAAGGAAACACTATCAATATTCAGGGGCGCGAAATAAGAATATTAAATGGTTCCTTGATTTTTAGCCAAAATCAACAATACAAGCAAAACGGAGGGATTACTGTTAATGCCTCTGAGCTTTTAGAACTTAAAGATTCAACACAATTTAGTCTAAGTGCTATTTTTACTAGTAATTTTGGGAAGACAGCAGGAGAAAATATTCAAATTAGTGCAAATAAGATTAATATGGAAGGATCACAAATAGCTACTACTACTTTTAGTGACGCTTCAGGCGGAAACATAGTGGTAAATAATGTTGATAATTTAAAAATTATTGGTTCTGACCCATCTACTGTTAATCCTTTTGGATATGGTGGTATAAATACTTTTAGTTACATCAATCATGGAGTTGGCGGCAATATTGCTGGAAAAATAAAAACTTTAATATTACAAGATAGGGCAAATATTACCACAAATTCTAGCTCTTATGGAAGTGCAGGAGATGTGAAACTATCGACGGAAAACATCACTCTTAAAAATGGAGGTGGTTTAGGTTCTACAACTTTTAATATGGGAAAAGGTGGTAATGTTTTTGTAAATGCAAGTAATCAGATAGAAATAATAGGTGTATCGCCTTCCGTTGGGCCTAGCACAATTAAGGCTGGTACTTTTGGCAGCGGTGACGCTGGCGTTTTAGAAATTAATACCCCAAGGCTATCTATTCGAGAAGGCGCAGGTGTATCTACGAATACAGTCTCTTCTGGAGACGGTGGTAGTCTCACCATTAATGCTCCTGATTTTATAGAAGTTTCGGGCGTTAATTCAAATTCAAATAATCCTAGTTTTATAGATTCATCGGCAACTATTTTAGACGAAAGTTTAAGGGTAAGATTCAGCAGAGTACCACCAAATCCCACTGGAGATGCAGGAAAGCTAACCCTTAAGACTGGAAGCTTAAATGTTAAAGACGGTGCCCAAGTCACCGTAAAAAACAGTGGCCCAGGCAACGCCGGCACCCTTAATATCAACGCCGATAGAATCAGCATCACCAACACCGGCGGCATTACTGCGACCACTACTGTTGGAGAGGGCGGCGACATCGACATCAAATCAAAATTACTACAACTACGCTTTGGCACTATTTCGGCGACTGCGGGGCAACAAGGCACCAACGGCAATGGCGGCAACATCCGTATCGCCACGGACATCCTCAGTGCCTCGAACAACAGCGCCATCACAGCGAACGCATTCTTAGGGCGTGGGGGTAACATCCGTATCGATGCCAAAGGATCTTTTACTTCCCCCGACACCCAAACCACCGCCAGTTCCGAGCGTGGAATTGACGGTACAGTACAGATTAACTTTCAAAACGGAAATCTCAATCAAACTAAAGCACAACCAGAATATCTCGCGCAACAGCCGCAAATTGTGTCAGTATGTCAGGGGCATTCTGGCAAAGGGGCAAGTACATTTGTGAATAGTGGTACTGGAGGGGGGGATTCTAAAGAGCAATTCTATAGCAATGGTGGTTGGCAGGTAAATTCTATTTCTAGGTCCGCTGATAATTTAGACCAAACAAACTCATTAGTAAATAAAGAACCGACAAGCATTGTAGAGGCCCAAGGCTGGATAATAAATGCTAACGGTGAAGTAGTCTTGACCGCACAAGCTAATCCAACCACTGCGAATAACTCTTTGTCTACTCCTTCGTGTTCTGCAACCGTACAAAAGTAA
- a CDS encoding IS982 family transposase, whose amino-acid sequence MELEKLFCDVDDFCSDFEKKWQRELLATSDRKRHKKFNLCLSEVMTIIIYFHQSSYRNFKDYYTKHVCTFFDKYFPNLVSYNRFVELKKSALIPLCWYLHLRRGQNTGINFVDSTSLEICLNQRAKRNRVFKELANWGKSSLGWYFGFKLHLIINEFGEILSFMITPANVDDRKPVPEMTKNLFGKLFGDRGYISHKLFELLFQQNLQLITTIKKNMKNRLMPLIDKILLRKRSLIETVNDQLKNISQIQHTRHRSVCNFMVNVIAGIIAYTYQDKKPSLNLTIEDLDSLQEADFLPDQTLALAII is encoded by the coding sequence ATGGAATTAGAAAAATTATTTTGTGATGTGGATGATTTCTGTTCAGATTTTGAAAAAAAATGGCAACGAGAACTACTGGCAACCAGCGACCGGAAACGTCACAAAAAATTTAATTTATGCTTGAGCGAAGTCATGACAATAATTATTTACTTTCATCAATCATCCTATAGAAACTTTAAAGATTACTATACTAAGCACGTATGTACGTTTTTTGACAAATATTTTCCGAATCTTGTTAGTTATAATCGTTTTGTAGAATTAAAAAAAAGCGCATTAATTCCACTATGCTGGTATTTGCACTTGCGTCGAGGTCAAAATACAGGTATTAATTTTGTTGACTCGACCTCCCTTGAAATCTGTTTAAATCAAAGAGCAAAACGGAATCGAGTTTTTAAAGAATTGGCTAATTGGGGTAAAAGCTCGTTGGGGTGGTACTTTGGTTTTAAATTACATTTAATCATTAATGAATTTGGGGAAATTTTATCTTTTATGATCACCCCTGCTAATGTTGACGATCGCAAACCCGTACCAGAAATGACCAAAAATTTGTTTGGTAAACTATTTGGTGATCGAGGGTATATTTCTCATAAATTATTTGAACTTCTTTTTCAGCAAAATCTTCAACTTATTACAACTATTAAAAAAAATATGAAAAATCGTTTAATGCCTTTAATCGATAAAATTTTATTAAGAAAACGCTCTCTAATAGAAACAGTTAACGACCAATTAAAAAATATATCACAAATTCAACACACTCGCCACCGCAGTGTTTGTAATTTCATGGTTAATGTGATTGCTGGAATAATAGCTTATACATACCAAGACAAAAAACCTTCATTAAATCTAACGATAGAAGATTTAGATTCACTACAAGAGGCAGATTTTCTTCCTGATCAAACTTTGGCGCTTGCTATCATTTAA
- a CDS encoding glycosyltransferase has product MTTPSRKLKITILTVGSRGDLQPYCALAIGLRRAGHQVTVATHENFASFVRQFDLEFAPIAGNMQEFLQSKLQQRLIAGEKLNPYEGDKLLLQQLESAWSACVGSEVIIYTPLATFGYHIAEKLGLPCFFASVLPLTPTGMFGFLKFAQTTKNPLKKAINYATYLLVEFLHWQRYRQLLNNFRTETLKLQPLPYLGRRFRQKTPANVSRIPVLYGFSSHVIPRPRDWPAWAYVTGFWFIDQASEYDPPLELEDFLGRKQLPLCFGFGSMTMPNPEYLTHYIVEALKKTRQGGIILSGWGDVGRTVNVKDSLRVFVIKEVPHDWLFPQVPAIVHHGGASTTAAVLRSGTPSVTVPFFADQPVWGEKLTRLGVSPAPIPYHKVSEETLAAAIEIVLGNEVMRSKAQELGEKIRGEDGVANAVEAFHRHLGLIG; this is encoded by the coding sequence TTGACTACACCAAGCCGGAAACTGAAGATTACAATCCTAACAGTAGGTTCAAGGGGAGACTTGCAACCATACTGCGCTTTGGCTATTGGTTTAAGACGTGCGGGGCATCAGGTAACAGTCGCAACACACGAAAACTTTGCATCTTTTGTGAGGCAGTTCGATTTAGAGTTTGCACCGATCGCTGGCAATATGCAAGAGTTTCTGCAATCCAAGCTCCAGCAGCGATTGATTGCGGGAGAAAAGTTGAATCCTTATGAAGGAGATAAGCTTTTGCTTCAACAGTTGGAATCAGCTTGGAGTGCGTGTGTTGGAAGTGAAGTGATTATCTACACGCCGTTAGCTACCTTTGGATATCACATTGCAGAGAAATTAGGCCTACCTTGCTTTTTTGCATCAGTTCTACCGTTGACTCCCACAGGGATGTTTGGGTTTTTGAAATTTGCTCAAACAACTAAAAACCCGCTAAAGAAAGCGATCAACTATGCCACCTACTTACTAGTAGAGTTTTTGCACTGGCAAAGATATCGTCAACTGCTCAATAATTTCAGAACAGAAACTTTGAAATTGCAGCCTTTACCATATTTGGGCAGACGCTTCAGACAGAAGACTCCGGCAAATGTATCACGAATCCCTGTATTGTATGGATTTAGTTCGCACGTCATCCCAAGACCCCGTGACTGGCCTGCATGGGCGTATGTAACTGGTTTTTGGTTTATTGACCAAGCCTCCGAATACGATCCACCTCTGGAACTAGAGGATTTTCTTGGACGAAAGCAATTACCTTTGTGTTTTGGATTTGGCAGTATGACCATGCCCAATCCAGAATATCTCACACATTACATCGTGGAAGCTTTAAAGAAAACCCGTCAAGGCGGGATTATATTATCTGGCTGGGGTGACGTTGGAAGAACGGTGAATGTAAAGGATTCGCTACGAGTATTTGTGATCAAGGAAGTTCCGCATGATTGGTTATTTCCTCAAGTGCCAGCAATAGTACATCATGGAGGAGCTAGTACAACGGCGGCAGTGTTACGTTCGGGAACACCATCAGTTACCGTACCTTTTTTTGCAGATCAGCCAGTTTGGGGTGAAAAGCTAACTCGGTTGGGAGTCAGCCCTGCGCCGATACCCTATCACAAGGTATCAGAAGAAACTCTAGCGGCAGCGATTGAAATCGTACTGGGCAATGAGGTGATGCGGTCTAAAGCCCAGGAGTTAGGTGAGAAAATCAGGGGTGAAGATGGTGTGGCGAATGCAGTTGAAGCATTTCATCGGCATTTGGGTTTGATTGGGTAA